The genomic region CAATAACTACGATCCTAAAAAGAGAAAAAGTAACCAATTCACCTTTTTTCCTAGTGCCGACTTTAACTCAGACCAGGGATTCAGCTTAGGGGTTAAAAATACATTTACTACCTATGGTTTGGTTCGTAATCCATTTACATCTCAACATAATCTCTCTGCAAACTACTATTTTGCGACCCAAGGATTTGATGTTGGCTACTATGGCGAATTCGCAAACGTATTCTATAAATGGAATTTAGGAGTAGATGCCTATTATTCAAGTCCGAATTTTGTGATTAACTATTTTGGAACAGGAAATGATACAGAGTATGATGACGACGATGTTTCCAGGGATTTCAACAGGGTGAAAATTGAACAATGGAGAATTGCACCTTCACTTATATATAGAAAGAACAATAATGTATTCTTCAGTATTAAACCAATGATCGAATCGAAGCAGGTTTCTTACGATGCAAATAGAATTGTAGCCGAAACTTTTGATCAGGATAATGATGTTTTTGAAGAACAACTATACGCTGGTGCAGAGGTGAATTACAACTATTATAATAAGGATAGAGTTGCATTTCCATCAAGAGGGATTGAAGTGGATCTAACCGCGGGTTATAAAAGCAATATTGATGAGTTTGACAATAAATTCGCTTACGTAAGACCTATGCTTTCTTTAAATTATCCATTACACGAAAGTGGTTTTGCGGCTATTGCGACAAAAATAGGTGGTGAAGCGATCCTGGGAGATGAGTACGAATTCTATCATGCGGCAACACTTGGCGGCGGAAATAGAAATACGCTTAGAGGTTATCGTAATGAACGTTTTAATGGCAAATACGCATTCTATCAGAATATTGATATTCGAAGTGGGATCGCTCAATTCAGAACTAATTTTATCCCAATTCGTATGGGAGCCAGCATTGGTTATGACTACGGTAGAGTTTGGGTAGATGATGATGATAGTAACGAATGGCATTCCAACGTGGGTGGATCGATCTTTATCAACGCGTTCAAAGCCTTTACCGGAAACATTGGATACTATGTTGGGGACGAAGGAGGTCGTTTGAACTTCACCGTCAACTTTGACTTCTAGTTCTCGATACTATAAATTTAAGCCACACCTTACAGTGTGGCTTTTTTGGTTATAATTCTTTTGCCAGTTCTTCTATAGATTCTACCAATAGATCGGGTTCTTTCGCCAATCGAAACGGAAATTTTCCCGGTCTGCGTACAAAAGCTGTTTGCATTCCAGCCCTTCCTGCTCCGGTTATATCCCATCCATGAGCTGCAACCATCATACAATCGCTTTTATTTACTTCGGAAGCATCTACAATGTATTTATAACTATCAAGATGAGGTTTGTATTTCTTCACGTTCTCAACGCTTACAATATGATCGAAGAAATGATCAATTTCAGCAAATTCCAATTGTTTTTGAAGTACATCTGGCTTACCGTTACTGTAAGCTATCAATTTGAACCCTGAATTTTTCAAACGTTTTAAACCTGGCATCACATCTGGATACGCTTCTAGACTGGTGATTGGTTTCAAAGTTTCTTGTAATTCTTCTTCGGAAAGTTCTAAATCATATTTCAGAGCATTCATTCTTAGTACCTCCTGCGCTATTTGACTAAAGTTGTGATAGGAATCACTTACAGATTCTACAAGGGAATATTGTAAAAGTTCGGCAAACCAGATATCAGCTGCATATTCCTTACCCAGGGTTTTATTGATGCTTTCCTTCAGCGGAGACAGATCGAGAAGAGTTTCGTTCACATCGAAGATGAGTACTTTAGGAGTAGATTTCATTTCGTTTTTTAGATAAAATTACAAATCTTAATCCCGATAGTTAGACCCGGTAACAATAAAGCTGAAGAGTTCTAACTAATAAGGTGCTGGAGGATTCAAAGCCGAAGTATTACTCAACTGCTCTCCCGTGAATTCCTCTTCCTCAATTATGGTAACTGAATCTGAATAGGTACTGGAAGTAATTAAAAATACAAGAAGACTGATAGCGAGTAGAAATAGAGCTTTAGTGAGAACAGATAAATACCGAACCTGTCTATCGATTTTAACTTCGTCCTGAAGACTTGCAACTATGGTTGGTTTCATAGCATAAATACTATGTAGCAGATAGGGCACTACAGGTTAATAATAAGTTCTTTCCAGGTAGGGTTAATTTTGATAATTTAAGATAGGAATCTAATTAACTGACTGCAAGTCTTTTATCAATTAAAATAAATAGGATATCAACAGGTAGAAAACTCCAAATTGCTGATGTTTACTGCATTAAACCGACTTATAAACAATTTAACACTTTACGGGCAAATCGATTAAGTGCAAATTAGACCGATCAAATACACTAGTAGCCAGGTAATTAGAGGAACATAAATCATCAAACAGTATCCTGTTTTCAAACATAAGATTAAGAAGTGCGACTTCGCAATGAAATAACTTAATTAATGAATTTCATAACAATTGAATCCTATTATGAGGAGAAATTGTAGCCTCACCAGGAATCGAACCTGGATCTAAAGTTTAGGAAACTTCTATTCTATCCATTGAACTATGAGGCCGTTGGACGAATTTATAAAAATCGGTGTAGACTTCGATACTACATAATTCTAAAATTTACAGTCTTATTCTATATCTTTAGACTTTAAGTTCGTTAAGTATGAAAAAATTAGTTTTAGCAGTTTTCTGTTTATCAATATTCAGCACTCACGCACAGAATATTGGACATGAAAAGAGCGCATTTGCACATACCTTTTCAATTGTTGCCAGAGATACAGTGACCGGTGAAATGGCTGTAGGAGTTCAAAGTCACTGGTTTTCGGTGGGTTCCATCGTTTCCTGGGGAAAATCTGGTGTAGGAGTGGTTGCTACTCAATCTTTCGTAAATCCGGCATACGGTCCTCAAGGTCTTGAATTAATGGAAAATGGAATGCCTGCCGATATTGCGCTGGCTAAAATGGTAGATGAAGATGAAGGCCGTGCTTTCCGTCAGGTTGCTTTTCTGGATGTAAACGGTAACGTTTCTGCCTATACAGGTGATAAATGCGTTCAGGCTGCGGAAGATATACAGGGTAATAATTTTTCTGTACAGGCAAATATGATGTTAAATGAGAATGTAGTTCCTGCCATGGCGAATGCCTATGCTACGAATTCAGATCTTCCTTTAGCTGAAAGAGTGGTTGCTGTGATGCTGGCCGCACAGGAAGCCGGTGGTGATATACGAGGAAAACAATCTGCTGCTCTTATTGTCGTAGGTCCTGAAAAAACCGAAAAAAGCTGGGAAGATAAAAAGGTGGATCTTAGAGTGGATGATCACGAAAATCCAATCAAGGAACTTGGAAGATTACTGAAGGTGCATCGTGCTTACGAGCATATGAATAAAGGAGATCTTGCTGTGGAAGCAAACGACATGGAAAAAGCACTTCAGGAATATGGTGCTGCAGAAAAAATGTTTCCTGAAAACCTGGAAATGAAATACTGGAAAGCTGTAGCTCTTGCCAATAGTGGGAGAATGGATGAAGCTAGACCAATTTTCAAAAAAGTTTTTGCTGCAGATGAAAACTGGAAAGAAATGACCACAAGGTTGCCTGCATCAGGACTACTGAATATTTCAGAAGAAGAATTAGAGACCCTTACTAAATAAGATAGCCATATGATGAAATTGATGAAAATTAGTTTTTTAAGCCTTCTGGTCATAGCATTCATTGCTTGTGAAGAAACTAAAAAAGAAGAAGAGAAAACTTCCGAAGAAAAAGAAACCGTAAGCACTGCGAATTCGATGAAAACGAATATGGAAGCAGATAGTGAGCTAAAATATAATCCTGCTCATGGCGTAGAAGGACATCGTTGTGAACTACCGGTAGGAGCTCCTCTTAGAAGTGAGGGAAATACCGCGGCTCAACCTATGACCACGAGTCCTGTTAGAATGCAGAGCGCCACTCCAACGATTAATCCTCCACACGGGCAACTTGGGCATGACTGTTCAGTAGCTGTGGGTGCTGAGCTCAATTAGCATTAAAATCCGAAATTTTTATATATCCATTTCGACAGAAGTTCTATGATGGACAAGCATCGTAATTTCTATACCCAAGTCCCAATTAGTGATCTGGCTATTCATGAACTTTTTCGGGATAGAAATAATTTTCAGGAGGTTCCACCAACATGGCATGTCCTGGTTGCGGATATTCGGGATTCTACCCAAGCAGTCAACGATGGCAGGCATGAAGAAGTGAACCTGGTAGCTACCGGCTGTGTGATCGCGATACTTAATTTGTCCATTTCTGAAGGGATCACTGTTCCTTTCTTTTTTGGAGGCGATGGAGCTACATTTTTAATACCTGATAGTTTAACTACCAAAGCTTTATCTGTACTCGAAAAACACAACAGGAACGTTCAGAAGAATTTTAAATTCGAACTTTCATTGGGAACCTATCCCGTAAGGGATCTTTATAAGGATGGGATCGAATTAAATATAGCCCGCGTAAGTACTACAGAATCTCTGGTGATCCCAGTTATCATGGGTCAGGGATTACTAATTGCTGAAAAGCTTATCAAAGAAACACCTAACAGTTTACCTATCGAGATCGATGAAGTGCCGGTTAATCTTTCCGGGATGGATTGTAAATGGGACAAAATCAAACCACCCTTGGAAAACCAGGAAGTGTTAAGCCTGCTTATAGCCGGATGCGGCGATGCTAACTATCCTGAAGTTTACTCAGATATTCTCGAAAAACTCAACGAGATCTACGGTTCCACGCAACGCAGAAGACCAATCTCTACAGACAAGCTTAAAATGTCCACCAGTTTTGACCGTATTAGCAATGACGTAAAGATGAAGTGGGGTGATACTAATATTCCGGAATTTCTGAAAGGAGTATTGATTAGCCTGTTCGGTGAATTTTATCTTAGAAACACCAATCTTGGTAAAACATATCTAAAACGAATGGTCGAATTATCTGATAATCTAAGTCTCGATGGCAGAATTAATACAGTGATCACCGGAAGCGCAGACCAAAGAAAAGAACTTTTCAAATACTTAGATAGTATTGAAGATCAAGGCCTCATCAAATATGGTTTTCATATTAGTGAAGAAAGTATCATGTCCTGCTATGTTCGAAACATGAAGACAGATGAACATATCCACTTTATAGATGGTGGAAATGGCGGATATACAAAAGCGGCCAATGTGCTCAAAAAGAAATTGGCAAATTGACCGCTTCCATAATTATTTAATTTTTAATCTTCGTCCAGACCTCCTCTACGAGTTGCATCGCGTGGCTCTGGCCAGGTCATCTGCTCTCCGGTTCTACGACTTTTTGGTAAGCTAATCTGTTCTCTGGATGTCTTTTCAGGATCTTCACTAGCCATATAAGCAAGTACCGCTGTAAGGATCACGTTGTTTCTAACATCATCGAAAACGATCTTATCATAAGTATCCCTGTTGGTATGCCATGTGTAATTCCAGTAATCCCAGCTCAATGAACTTAGGTTGAATGCTGGTGCTCCAGCCGCTACAAAAGAAGCATAATCAGATCCTCCTCTTCCTGGAGATCCAGGGAAATTGGTTTCAATATGTGTAGTAACGTTTTCTGGTACTTCGTACAACCAACGCCCTAAATAGTCATATGCATGCAGGAATCCATTTCCAGAAATATTCACTACCCTTCCAGTTCCGTTATCCTGGTTAAATAATGCCTGTGTATTTTCAACGATTTCTGGATGATCTTTTACGAATGCTCTGGATCCATTCAATCCCTGTTCTTCACTACCCCAGTGCCCTACCAGAATTGTTCTTTTTGGGTTAGGATACAACTTTTTAAGAATTCTCATCGCTTCCATCATTACGATAGTTCCTGTTCCATTATCAGTTGCACCTGTAGCACCATCCCAGCTATCAAAGTGTGCTGAAAGAATTACATATTCTTCAGGTTTTTCTGAACCTTTGATCTCTGCAATTGTATTGAAAGTTGAAACTTCTCCCAGCTCCTGAGATTCAGCTACTACTTTTAGTTCGGGTTTATCACCATATTCTGCAAGTCGGTATAGCATCCCATAATCCTCCAGTGAAATATCGATGGTTGGAATTTCTTCGGTATATGAAGAAAACACTTTGTTTACGCCAAATCCTCGAGACCAGTACGATGAAATGATTCCGGCTGCTCCTGCTTTTTCCAGTGCCTGCGGTAATTCTCTTCTGGATAATCCGCTAGCTGAAGTACGTTCTCTCCAAACTTCACTTAAACTATCACGATCCTTTTTCATCTTTTCAAATGACTCTTCTGTAGCCCATTCTTCCCAGTTATCATCTGGTCTTCCCGTTGGCTGTGGCATTGAGATCATCACAAATTTTCCTTTAACCGACTTCAATTTATTTACGAAGTCCATCGAGTCTTTTGCTGCCGGAAGGATGATTACTTCAGCCTGCACTCCTTTTTTCCCGGTAGATGGACTCCAGGCCAGCTGTCGTGCTTCAAGGCTCTGAATCCTTGGAGAGATAAGATCAACATGTGTGATACCGCGTTCCCAGCCTTTCCATTTACCCCATTCTTCGTTTCTGGCATCAATATCCCAGCTTTTATACTTATTTACCGCCCAGTCGTTAGCCTGTTTCATTTGAGGCGTCCCAACAAGTCTTGGACCTACAACGTCCAGTAATTCATGCGCAAGATTTTCAAGTTCAGAATTGCCTTCTGCTTCTTTTACGATCTTCTCCACCATTTCCTGGGTGCTTTGCGCAAAAGCAGCCGAAAAGGAGATAAAAAATAAAAAGGCTAAGGATAATTTTTTTGTCATAATGTAAAGATTGGTTGATGTGTTTTACAATATCGTTCTTTTTAGAACAATTGCTCTGAAATTAGACCGCAGTGGTACGAAAACGTTTAATACGGAGTTAAAATTTAGCTATATTGGCGTTCCAAAATCGTAAATTTTCACCAATGCTTCAAAGATTCGCGTTTCTCGCCATCCTATGCCTACCCTTTTTACAGCTAAATGCCCAGACTTCAGAACTTAGTGTCCAGAAGATCATGCAGGATCCACAATGGATGGGTAATTTTCCAGATAGAGTTCGCTGGGGAATACACAGTGAAAATGTCTATTTTCAGTATAATCCTGAAGGGAATCCCGCAGACAGTCTTTATAAAATCGCTGTAAATGATCCTCAAAAGATCCTAAAAGTTTCTGCGGAAGAATCGAAAGCAATGATCCCAACGTATGGCGACTTCAGTAGTGATCGAAAGAAAATGCTGTATACAGATGACGGAAGACTTACTATCTATGATATGAATGATCGATCAAAAAAGGAATTGATCAGTTTACCCTTCAGAATAAGTAATCCTGAATTTTCAGCTTCAGAAGATGAGATCCTATTCCAGGCTGAAGACAATGCATTCATCTATCATCTTGAAAACGGAACGCTTCAGCAACTTACCAATATCAAATCTGGAACAAAAAAAGCTTCCGCAGATAAAAAACTAAACGAAAAGGATCAATGGCTTCAGGATGAAAATCTTGATCTTTTACAGGTTGTGAGAGAAAGAAAGGAGAACAGGGAAGCATCTAAAAAGTACCGTGAATCCACCAGCGAGCCGGAAGAGTTTATATTTTACCTGGACAACAAGAGCATGAGCAATTTCGTTATCTCGCCAAATGCTAAATATGCTGCATTCAGCCTTATCGATCGGGAAAGCGGAAAAAACACAGGCGTTCCTAATTATGTGGATGAAAGTGGGTATACCGAAGATCTTTCTGCCAGAAGCAAGGTTGGAGATCTAAAATATTCTGCAGAACTGGCACTTTATCAAATTGAAAAGGATACGGTACTAAAGTTTGATTTTACCAGTCTACCAGGAATTTCGAAACTGCCTGATTATACTGCAGATTATCCTGAAAAAGAATGGAAAGAAGAGCCGCGACCGGTAATTCCATCCTCCATGAAATTTAGTCCTGAAGGAGACAAAGCTGTAGTAAACATACGCTCTACAGATAACAAGGACCGCTGGATCGTTGCTGTAGATCTTGAAACCGGAGAATTTGAATCGCTCGACCATCAACGCGATGAAGCATGGCTCGCAGGACCAGGAATTGGCTATACTTATTATGGTTATGAAACTATGGGATGGTTGCCAGACAACAAGCATATTTATTTTCAGACTGAAGAATCAGGCTATTCTCATTTAGTGATCCTGAATACAAAAACAGGAAAAAAGAAAGATCTTACTCCCGGGAATTATGAAGTTTTTGATCCTATGATCTCAAACGATGGGAAGCACTGGTATTTCACTTCTTCGAAAGTACATGCCGGGGAAAGACATTTCTATAAAATGCCATTAATGGGCGGAGATATGGAGCAACTTACTTCCATGACCGGGAACAACGATGTACGATTATCTCCAGATGAATCGCAAATGGCGATCACCTATTCCTATATGAACAAACCGGAAGAACTATTTCTAAAAGAAACCTCATCTAAAGCTCAAACGATCCAGGTAACCGATGGCAGATCTGAAGCCTTTAAAGCTTACGACTGGCGTGAACCTCAACTTATTAAATTCACGGCGCAGGATGGAGCGAAAGTTCCAGCCAGACTATACCTTCCTGAGGAGGATGTGAAAAATGATGCCGCAATCGTATTTGTTCATGGCGCTGGTTATTTGCAAAATGCTCACAAATGGTGGTCAAGTTATTTTCGCGAGTACATGTTCCATAACCTTTTAACTGATCTTGGTTACACCGTGATCGATATCGATTATCGTGGTAGCGCCGGTTATGGAAGGGATTGGAGAACTGGTATTTACAGACATATGGGCGGGAAAGACCTAAGTGACCAGGTAGACGGCGTGAAATATCTTGTGGATGAACATGATATCAATCCTGAAAAAGTGGGAATTTATGGTGGTAGTTATGGCGGATTTATCACCTTGATGGCCTTATTTACTGAAGCTGATACTTTCCAGGCTGGAGCTGCTTTAAGGTCTGTAACAGACTGGGCACACTACAACCATGGATACACCAGCAATATTCTTAACGAACCTTCCCAGGATCCAATTGCTTACAAACGCTCATCACCCATTTATTTTGCTGAAGGCCTTGAAGGTGATTTGTTGATCGCCCACGGAATGGTAGATGTAAACGTGCATTTTCAAGATGTGGTTAGACTAAGTCAGCGTTTGATTGAATTAGGAAAAGAGAATTGGGAGCTTGCCGTTTATCCAGTGGAAGATCACGGATTCGTGGAGCCTAGTAGCTGGACAGATGAATATCGAAGAATACTGGAATTATTTAATGAAAACCTATTGGAAAAATGATGGATATCAATTTTGTAAGAGAACAATTTCCTGCTCTTGAACGGGATTTCGTTTTTATGGATAATGCCGGAGGATCACAGGTTTTAAAGCAGGTCACTAACAAGATCACAGATTACCTGCTTCACTCCAATGTACAACTTGGTGCTTCCTACGCTGTTTCCCAGGAAGCCGGAGATAGACTAAAAAGCTCTACGGAAGTTGTTTCAGAGCTTATCAATGCTTCCAGACCTGAAGAGATCGTGATTGGCTCCAGTACGACCATGCTTATGCGAATTCTTAGCCTGAGCATTAGTAAGAACTGGGAAAAAGGAGATGAGATCATTGTTACCAATACAGACCATGAGGCAAATGTTTCTCCATGGACAGATCTTGAAAAGTCTGGGTTTAAAGTTAAGATATGGCATGTAAATCCAGAATCTCTGGAACTTGACACTAAAGATCTTGAACATTTATTGACAGAAAAGACGAAACTCGTTGCCGTTACTCACGCATCGAACGTGCTGGGAACGATCAATCCTGTTAAGCAATACGCTGAAATAGTACATAAAGCAGGTGCTTTGATCTGTGTAGATGGTGTCGCCTATGCACCGCATAGAAAAGTGGACGTTCAGGACCTGGATGCCGACTTCTATACGTTTAGCTGGTACAAGACTTATGGACCACACCTGGCCATGATGTATGGTAAATATGATCTATTGAGAGAGCTGGAAAGTATCAACCATTATTTTATAGACAAAGATGCTGTTCCATATAAACTGCAACCCGGAAATTTCAATTTCGAACTTACCTATGCGGTTTCCGGAATTACCGATTATTATACTGAATTGCACGATCATCATTTCGACGGAAAAGATCTTCAGTTTAAGGAAAAATTGAATAAAACCTACGAGCTTATTTCTGCCCATGAAGAAAAACTGGCCACAAGACTTCTGGATTATTTGAATTCAATTTCAGAAATAAAGATCATCGGGCAAACAAGTGCTGCTGCTGAAAAAAGAGTTCCTACTATTTCATTTGTCCACCAAAACTTCCGAAGCAATGATATTGTTGAAGCAGTAGATCCTCATAATATTGGCATCAGATTTGGCGATTTCTATGCTAAAAAATTAATTCATGACCTTCAGCTGGAAGATAAGAACGGCGTGGTAAGAGTAAGCCTGGTTCATTATAATACCCTGGAAGAAGTTGATAAACTGATAGAAGTTTTTAAAACGATTTTTAAGTCTTAACGGTAATTTCCGAAGACACGATTAAAAGGTATTTTGAAGCCCAGTAAAATGGAATTTCTACGCACCTGATCCCGAACTACTTCCAGTACCTCTGCCTGTGCGGAGATTTCGAAAGTAAATTGATTACGAACCCGGTATGATACAGATAATTTTGCCGGGATTGTGATCACCCGAATGTCCTCTTCCAGCACATTACCGTAATCTGGAGAATTTTGAATAAACGAAGCTCCAATCCCCGCACCAAAAAGTACATTTTCGATCTGGTTGAAGGGGTCGAAATTAACATAAGGCATAAATGTCAACGAGTTGTAATGTTCATTATCACTAAGATCTGAAGCTGAAGTTCGCTGCCAGTATAGCTCGGCTCCAAAACCCGCTTTAGGCAACAGGTAGTAGATCGCGTAGATTCCCACCGCGTAATTAGGCTCAAAGCCTGAATTGGTAAAACTGTCGCTCTCCCCGCTACCAAAAACATCCTGAGAAAGATATAAGGAAGTATGGGCATAACTAATGCTTGGACCAACCTCAAAATCCCGGTATCTCTGGCTGAATGACTTAACCGCGATAAATAGCAGAACTATTACTAAAAGTTTTTTCACCTATGAAAATTTAATGACCGGGAACTTTTCTACAAAATTCCCGGCCATTTGAAATTATAGCTTTTTAAGATCTTTTACCTCAGATTTTTCGGCTTCCATAATGCTAATGGCAAAACCACCACCCGGAGCAGATTCTTGTGATAACCTGGATTTACTATTTACTCTGTACTTTTTAATTTCATAAGCCTGAGGATTCGTTTTATAATGAGCATCTTCGGCATCAGCATAGATCGTTGCAATGTACGTTTTACCCTTATCCAGGAAGTCAAATTCAATTTTTGAAGTCCGCGTTTCTTCTCCGTTCACGTTCCCAACAAACCAGTTATTCGTTCCCTTTGCTTTTCTTGCTACAGTGATATATTCGCCAGGTTCTGCTTCCAGGTATTCACTCTCATCCCAATCCAGTGCTACATCTTTAATGAACTGAAAAGCATCCGGGAATCTCATGTAATTTTCCGGAAGATCAGCAGCCATTTGCAAAGGGCTATACATCGTCACATACATTGCCAGTTGATTAGACAGCGTACTATTTACATGGGAATTGTTATCTGGATTCAGCTTAGAAATATCCATCTCAAAGATTCCGGGAGTATAATCCATAGGTCCGCCAATGAGTCTTGTAAATGGTAATACGGTCACATGATTTGGTTTAGAACCTCCAAAAGCCTGGAATTCGGTTCCACGAGCAGATTCGTTACCTATAAGGTTTGGATAGGTTCTTCTCAATCCAGTTGGTCTAACCGCTTCATGAGCATTTACCATGATCTTATAATCTGCAGCTTTGGTTACAGCATATAAAAAATGGTTGATCGCCCACTGCCCGTAGTGGTGTTCACCACGCGGAATTATATCTCCAACATAACCGCTTTTTACAGCAGGGTAATCATACTTATTCATGAACTGGTAGGCAGTATCCATATGACGTTCATAATTCCTGATCGCTCCGGAAGTCTCATGGTGCATCATCATTTTCACACCTTTACTTTGTGCGTACTCATGAATTGCTTCCACATCGAAATCTGGATACGGAGTCACAAAATCAAATACATAATCTTTTGATTTCCCGAACCAGTCTTCCCAACCTTCGTTCCAGCCCTCCACAAGAACGGCGTCAAAACCATGCTCGGCGGCGAAGTCTATATATTCCTTTACATGCTCTGTATTGGCAGCATGTTTACCATTTGGAGTTGTTTTAGAATAGTCGGTTTTCCCGAGTTGTACTGAAGGTAGCTCATCTGTATAAGCCCAGGAGCTTTTACCTGTGATCATTTCCCACCATACCCCAATGTATTTAACAGGCTTGATCCAGCTGGTATCTTCCAGCTTATTTGGTTCATTAAGGTTCAGGTTCATATTGGAAGCCAAAATCTCTGTAGCCTCGTCACTTACCATAATCGTTCTCCATGGTGAAACGGCCGGAGTCTGGATATATCCTTTATTACCAACGGCATCTGGAGTTAACCAGGATTCAAAAACTAAAGTTTCTTCATCAAGATTCAGGTTCATTAGCGAATAATCTACCAGCGCAGCTTCGTGCAGATTAATATATAAACCGTCCTTAGATTTCATCATAAGAGAAGTCTGCACTCCGGTGTTAGAGAACTGTTCCTGGGAAGCGTTCCCGGTAACCGCAGTATCAAATTTTGAACTGATCTCTGAAAGTTTTGATGTGGTATAATCATACTCCTGAGAA from Christiangramia sp. OXR-203 harbors:
- a CDS encoding glycoside hydrolase family 97 protein, yielding MIKTSIFSLLLLLVSGLTIAQNLSSPNAELEMNFSLTDAGEPTYELTYKGKSVIKQSKLGLALKDSEDLLENFEVENSSKTSFDNTWNPVWGETKEIRNNYNELQVELIQKGTDRKLILNFRLFNEGLGFRYEFPEQKNLTYFVIEEEHSQFAMAGDHTAFWLPGDYDSQEYDYTTSKLSEISSKFDTAVTGNASQEQFSNTGVQTSLMMKSKDGLYINLHEAALVDYSLMNLNLDEETLVFESWLTPDAVGNKGYIQTPAVSPWRTIMVSDEATEILASNMNLNLNEPNKLEDTSWIKPVKYIGVWWEMITGKSSWAYTDELPSVQLGKTDYSKTTPNGKHAANTEHVKEYIDFAAEHGFDAVLVEGWNEGWEDWFGKSKDYVFDFVTPYPDFDVEAIHEYAQSKGVKMMMHHETSGAIRNYERHMDTAYQFMNKYDYPAVKSGYVGDIIPRGEHHYGQWAINHFLYAVTKAADYKIMVNAHEAVRPTGLRRTYPNLIGNESARGTEFQAFGGSKPNHVTVLPFTRLIGGPMDYTPGIFEMDISKLNPDNNSHVNSTLSNQLAMYVTMYSPLQMAADLPENYMRFPDAFQFIKDVALDWDESEYLEAEPGEYITVARKAKGTNNWFVGNVNGEETRTSKIEFDFLDKGKTYIATIYADAEDAHYKTNPQAYEIKKYRVNSKSRLSQESAPGGGFAISIMEAEKSEVKDLKKL